A genomic stretch from Enterobacter dykesii includes:
- a CDS encoding MarR family winged helix-turn-helix transcriptional regulator produces MKENKTLDDLLCFSLYSVTNAFVRQYRPLLQEMDLTYPQFVVLMALYEKDNIPLRDLSDKTFFDSGTLTPLVQKLEAKGFLNRIAVVGDERMKNVVLTDKAKELKKRVMELPDQIRCSMRMNDDELETLKKLSRTLLDDL; encoded by the coding sequence ATGAAAGAAAACAAAACGCTAGATGATTTACTTTGCTTCTCGCTGTACTCGGTCACCAACGCGTTTGTTCGCCAGTATCGCCCCTTACTGCAAGAGATGGATCTGACCTATCCGCAATTCGTTGTGTTGATGGCGCTTTATGAGAAAGACAACATCCCACTTCGCGATCTCAGCGATAAGACCTTTTTTGATTCGGGCACATTGACCCCGCTTGTACAAAAGCTTGAGGCAAAAGGATTCCTCAACCGTATCGCGGTTGTGGGTGATGAAAGGATGAAAAATGTCGTACTGACCGATAAAGCGAAAGAACTGAAAAAACGGGTGATGGAATTGCCGGACCAGATCCGCTGCAGCATGCGGATGAATGACGATGAGCTTGAGACGC